In Maridesulfovibrio sp., a single genomic region encodes these proteins:
- a CDS encoding YitT family protein produces MDSRIRQITDSLPWNIFLLAAGAFIFIVGYNGIAAYHDFVPGALYGLAVVLQKISPDISLSRWYFLLNIPLFVIAWKGVSRRFFWLNLLTMGMITVMTSYVHLDLGIRNEMYAAIASGATMGAGSGVILRSYGGGGGLDVVAIILNRRYGVRFGVFYFVINALVMGFALSRFTPDKIVASLVMLFISSILTEYVLSMFNQRKAVRILSRKSAEIIHEIIRVRKMHATLIPAKGGYSGEEVNMIYSITDNLRLRSLEQLVFDIDPQAIFVVENTFSVIGSNINRRKAY; encoded by the coding sequence ATGGATAGCAGAATAAGACAAATCACGGACTCCCTGCCCTGGAATATTTTCCTGCTCGCGGCAGGGGCATTCATTTTCATCGTCGGTTATAACGGCATCGCGGCTTATCATGATTTCGTGCCCGGTGCTCTTTACGGCCTTGCGGTAGTTCTGCAGAAAATATCACCGGACATATCCTTGTCACGGTGGTATTTTCTTTTGAACATCCCGCTGTTTGTCATTGCCTGGAAAGGCGTCAGCAGGCGATTCTTCTGGCTGAACCTGCTGACAATGGGCATGATCACCGTAATGACTTCCTATGTGCATCTGGATCTGGGAATCCGTAACGAGATGTATGCCGCCATTGCTTCGGGGGCGACTATGGGGGCCGGTAGCGGAGTGATTCTCCGATCCTACGGAGGAGGCGGCGGACTGGACGTTGTCGCCATAATTCTCAATCGACGTTACGGGGTCCGGTTCGGTGTATTTTATTTTGTCATCAACGCTTTGGTCATGGGGTTTGCCCTGAGTCGTTTCACCCCGGACAAGATCGTGGCCTCGCTGGTCATGCTGTTCATCAGTTCCATTCTCACAGAATATGTGCTTTCCATGTTCAACCAGCGTAAGGCTGTGCGTATTCTTTCCCGCAAATCAGCAGAAATAATTCACGAGATCATAAGAGTCAGAAAAATGCACGCCACCCTCATTCCGGCCAAGGGAGGATATTCCGGCGAAGAAGTGAATATGATCTATTCCATTACCGACAATCTGAGGCTGCGATCCCTTGAACAATTGGTGTTCGATATCGATCCGCAGGCGATTTTTGTTGTGG
- a CDS encoding DMT family transporter yields MNWNEFKKTENAGYLFIVLGVLNWSGNFVAARGLAGTVDPATLNLMRWSLATLVFLPFGIRSFWRERAQVARLWKELSIIAICGISLYDTLVFLAGNTSEALNMSLISTMSPLLTALVAQFFMHEKLKTCMYAGIVISTFGVALLVTDGSLGKLLHMRFAQGDLLILCTAMMSAVYNTVVKKVTDKISQTTLLMSCCMFGTLFIIPLYIWETGGKIVVPDFTYGLVVSLIYLSVFASILCYLFWNMAVEVLGASRTALFYYALPPASAVVAWFVIHEPVNLNQVVSGMIILAGIIFALYGDSPKFMKQKANNYG; encoded by the coding sequence GTGAACTGGAATGAATTTAAAAAAACCGAGAATGCAGGATATCTGTTTATAGTACTGGGTGTATTGAACTGGAGCGGCAACTTCGTGGCAGCCCGGGGGCTGGCCGGAACCGTTGATCCGGCCACACTCAATCTTATGCGCTGGTCCCTGGCCACCCTTGTTTTTCTGCCCTTCGGCATCAGGAGTTTCTGGCGGGAACGTGCACAGGTCGCCCGGCTGTGGAAGGAATTATCCATTATCGCAATTTGCGGCATTTCACTTTACGATACTCTGGTCTTTCTTGCCGGGAATACTTCCGAGGCGCTGAACATGTCGCTTATTTCGACCATGTCTCCGCTTCTGACGGCTCTTGTGGCTCAGTTTTTCATGCATGAGAAGCTGAAAACCTGCATGTACGCGGGGATCGTCATAAGTACTTTCGGCGTGGCCCTGCTGGTTACTGACGGAAGTCTCGGCAAACTTCTGCATATGCGTTTTGCTCAGGGTGATCTGCTCATCCTCTGTACGGCCATGATGTCTGCGGTCTACAACACGGTGGTAAAAAAAGTTACCGATAAAATCAGCCAGACAACCCTGCTCATGTCCTGCTGCATGTTTGGAACTCTGTTCATCATTCCCCTTTATATATGGGAGACCGGAGGCAAAATCGTAGTTCCTGATTTTACGTACGGACTGGTTGTTTCTCTGATATATCTGTCCGTATTTGCTTCCATTCTCTGCTATCTTTTCTGGAATATGGCTGTGGAGGTGCTCGGCGCTTCCAGAACCGCACTCTTTTACTATGCCCTTCCTCCCGCAAGTGCGGTTGTTGCCTGGTTTGTTATCCATGAACCTGTTAATCTCAATCAGGTTGTGAGCGGCATGATTATCCTTGCAGGTATCATTTTCGCTTTATATGGTGACTCGCCGAAATTCATGAAGCAGAAGGCCAACAATTATGGATAG